TCCATCCGGCGCAGGGCCTCCGGCGTGACGCCGAGATCGCGCGCCAGGACCTCGGGCGCCATGCCGCGCTGATCCCGCCATCGCTTCAACCGCGCGCCGATCGCCGCATCCGTCGGATCGACGCCGGGAAAACCCAGAACAGAGCCCATGGCCGCACTCCCTGGCTGGGGCTCTGTCGGGCGACGGCCCCTTATGCGGCAACATCATCCCATTGGAAGGCCGGGTCAATCCAGTCGCCGAGACGGCCATCGGGACGCGCCAGGCCATGGATGCGCGCCACCTCTTCGTTCGACAGCTCGAAATCGAAGATGTCGAAATTCTCGCGCGCGCGGCCTTCCTTGGTGGTGCG
The genomic region above belongs to Brevundimonas sp. PAMC22021 and contains:
- a CDS encoding helix-turn-helix domain-containing protein, producing MGSVLGFPGVDPTDAAIGARLKRWRDQRGMAPEVLARDLGVTPEALRRMEAGREHLSMLQVDAATRALHLPVWALVSDTRAY